From a region of the Gossypium raimondii isolate GPD5lz chromosome 10, ASM2569854v1, whole genome shotgun sequence genome:
- the LOC105775513 gene encoding uncharacterized protein LOC105775513, with protein MESTGLNRRMARWQILLSEFDIVYINQKAIKGSAIVDFLASQALEDYEPLDFDFPNEDLMCMATAEHDSQENHPWKLNFDGASNAVRNGIGAVLISPNGDHYPFTSKLDFDCTNNMVKYEACIMGIRAAIERKIKTLEVYGDSALVIYQLKGEWETRNLKLISYRKLVLKLTEEFDDITFRYLPRYENQMPNALATLASMIKVNKLEDMKPIQISIFETPAHCYNKEEKNGNHP; from the coding sequence atggagtcaactggGTTGAATAGGAGGATGGCTAGATGGCAGATTTTGCTCTCTGAGTTCGATATAGTCTATATAAATCAGAAGGCTAttaaagggagtgcaatagtaGACTTTTTAGCCAGCCAAGCTTTAGAAGACTATGAACCtttggattttgatttcccaaatgaagacTTGATGTGCATGGCAACTGCTGAACATGATTCTCAAGAAAATCATCCTTGGAAGCTAAATTTCGATGGAGCTTCAAATGCCGTAAGAAACgggattggggcagtcctgATATCCCCAAATGGAGACCACTATCCTTTTACcagtaaattggattttgacTGCACAAATAATATGGTCAAATATGAAGCGTGCATCATGGGAATTCGTGCAGCTATAGAACGTAAAATTAAGACGTTAGAGGTATATGGGGACTctgcattggtaatataccaactcAAGGGTGAATGGGAGACGAGAAACCTCAAATTAATCAGTTATCGAAAGTTGGTCCTCAAATTGACGgaagagtttgatgacattactTTCCGCTATCTCCCACGATATGAAAATCAAATGCCTAATGCATTAGCCACTCTAGCTTCTATGATCAAGGTGAACAAGTTAGAAGATATGAAACCTATCCAGATAAGCATTTTTGAGACCCCGGCTCATTGCTACAATAAGGAAGAGAAAAATGGCAATCATCCTTAG